In Bradyrhizobium sp. CCBAU 051011, the following are encoded in one genomic region:
- a CDS encoding glycoside hydrolase family 16 protein: MVTRVLLLLLVLAGLPTLGRADTGDELDLSDLIQTFSEDFDTLDVSAWGPGTRWIAHTPWNGDFGSAAFADPKPGFPFTTQDGQLRIEAAKGVDGKWRGGLLASVDREGKGFAQQFGYFEMRARFPAGKGLWPAFWLIGLDRSTHTSEVDVVEHYGHMPARYTASVHVWDRKVPKNSRTTHKFVAVPPNSLYADFHTYGVKIDGEWTRFYFDRREVGSVPTPAEHHQPMYMLIDLGLGAGWPIDEAPSPSYMYVDYVRAWQKR; this comes from the coding sequence ATGGTTACGCGAGTTCTTTTGCTGCTTCTTGTACTGGCTGGACTTCCAACGCTCGGGCGCGCCGATACCGGCGACGAACTCGATCTTTCGGATCTCATACAAACCTTCAGCGAGGATTTTGACACGTTGGACGTGTCCGCGTGGGGACCGGGAACGCGCTGGATCGCCCACACGCCGTGGAACGGCGACTTTGGGAGCGCGGCCTTCGCCGATCCGAAGCCGGGCTTTCCATTCACTACGCAGGACGGCCAGCTCCGCATCGAAGCCGCCAAGGGCGTGGATGGTAAGTGGCGCGGCGGGCTTCTGGCGTCTGTCGATCGGGAGGGCAAAGGCTTTGCGCAGCAGTTCGGGTACTTCGAAATGCGAGCCAGGTTTCCGGCGGGCAAGGGCCTTTGGCCCGCCTTCTGGCTGATCGGCCTCGATCGCTCTACTCATACGTCCGAGGTCGACGTGGTCGAGCACTACGGCCATATGCCCGCGCGTTACACCGCTTCGGTTCATGTGTGGGATCGCAAGGTGCCGAAAAACTCCCGCACGACGCACAAGTTCGTCGCGGTGCCGCCGAATTCCCTTTACGCAGACTTCCACACCTATGGTGTAAAGATCGACGGCGAGTGGACGCGTTTCTATTTCGATCGTCGTGAGGTGGGGAGCGTGCCGACGCCTGCCGAACATCATCAGCCGATGTACATGCTGATCGATCTTGGGCTTGGCGCCGGATGGCCCATCGACGAGGCACCAAGCCCGTCCTACATGTACGTCGACTATGTCCGAGCGTGGCAGAAGCGTTGA
- a CDS encoding glycosyltransferase has translation MSILLASGTSYLPHVVGGLEVNTHELALELNRRGVKTSVLSRLPLRRVDGALRAAANFLRGTDVCVDRQLGYDVYRSRKPWDSLDGLPLPRLVVVQNGKMVEIAEAFVRRGVPAIAYLHGLEFEMGRRRWTATSGGLPFCAYIANSEFTAGRFRERFGIHACVIPPVFRAERYRLAGDRRYVTFINPVAEKGVDVALAIAEQCPDIRFRFVKGWPLRMRQAALLKGRIRRLANVELVERNDDMSPIYASTRVLLVPSQWEAETWGRVVSEAQFSGIPVLASDRGALPETVGAGGAIIKYDAPACTWATELRRMWCDDLYYQQLQQAALAHSRRPELDFKQQIDAFLAVATRIAA, from the coding sequence GTGAGCATTCTACTGGCCAGCGGCACATCATACCTTCCCCACGTCGTCGGTGGTCTGGAAGTCAATACCCATGAGCTCGCGCTCGAACTGAACCGTCGCGGAGTCAAGACGTCCGTCTTGTCGCGGTTGCCGTTACGGCGCGTGGATGGCGCATTGCGAGCCGCCGCCAACTTTCTTCGCGGGACCGACGTGTGCGTGGACCGGCAGCTTGGCTACGATGTCTACCGATCGCGCAAGCCTTGGGACAGTCTTGATGGGCTGCCTCTCCCTCGTCTGGTCGTGGTTCAGAACGGGAAGATGGTTGAGATCGCCGAGGCGTTCGTCCGCCGCGGCGTGCCGGCGATCGCCTATCTGCACGGGCTCGAATTTGAAATGGGCCGCCGGCGTTGGACCGCCACCAGCGGAGGTCTTCCTTTTTGCGCCTATATTGCCAACTCGGAATTTACTGCGGGACGGTTCCGCGAACGGTTCGGGATTCATGCCTGCGTGATTCCGCCTGTGTTTCGGGCCGAGCGCTATCGCTTGGCTGGTGATCGTCGCTACGTCACTTTCATCAATCCGGTGGCCGAGAAGGGCGTCGATGTCGCCCTCGCGATTGCCGAGCAGTGTCCGGACATTCGATTCCGCTTCGTCAAGGGGTGGCCCCTGAGAATGCGGCAGGCCGCGCTGCTCAAGGGGCGTATCCGCAGGCTGGCCAACGTCGAACTTGTCGAGCGCAACGACGACATGTCGCCGATCTACGCCTCGACACGTGTGTTGCTTGTGCCGAGCCAATGGGAGGCGGAGACCTGGGGCCGCGTCGTTTCAGAGGCACAGTTCAGCGGAATTCCCGTGCTGGCGAGCGATCGCGGCGCATTGCCGGAGACGGTCGGTGCAGGCGGGGCCATCATCAAGTATGACGCGCCTGCCTGCACCTGGGCCACCGAGTTGAGACGGATGTGGTGCGACGATCTGTACTACCAGCAGCTACAGCAGGCAGCGCTGGCGCATTCGCGCCGCCCGGAACTCGACTTCAAGCAGCAGATTGATGCCTTTCTGGCAGTTGCCACGAGGATTGCGGCATGA
- a CDS encoding acyltransferase, with product MNKLAAIQILRAVAALLVLVSHAILRQAQWAPTDPLTSQIAIHIGILGVWIFFIISGFIMSYTYYDNFARPGAARQFIASRIIRIVPIYWLATALEVALRLHHGAGLDAHKLICSLFFIPVAVEPGPMAAMRPTLGVGWTLNYEMMFYAAFASVLLLSRRKGLAALIALMAGVVLTGTLFKPIADTRSPTSLITFYSDPIILLFGVGVLIGVAARWLKIAHTARSHATLLIALAAFLAVDVTLFAVFVRTYPADVEWIAAFWVISAICVVLCVTVRIDDTRWLTQRLVQVGDASYSLYLFHFFAIIAAEKLWWWFFGKSESWMFVPVSAVAAILAAIAIHYFVEQPIGKRLRRVSALFNKRRFVGSKAVSMGGRPSEVTAAWNGAALPLKPSRPELSSGTPFHADMVHRRRR from the coding sequence ATGAACAAGCTTGCTGCGATCCAGATCCTGCGTGCCGTTGCGGCGCTCCTGGTCCTTGTTTCTCATGCAATCTTGCGGCAAGCCCAATGGGCCCCGACCGATCCGTTGACCAGTCAGATCGCGATTCACATCGGCATCCTTGGCGTCTGGATCTTCTTCATCATCAGCGGCTTCATCATGTCGTACACGTACTACGACAACTTTGCTCGTCCCGGCGCCGCGAGGCAGTTCATCGCCAGCCGCATCATCCGGATCGTTCCGATCTATTGGTTGGCCACCGCGCTTGAAGTTGCGCTGCGCCTTCATCACGGCGCCGGGCTCGACGCCCACAAGCTGATCTGCTCGCTGTTTTTCATTCCGGTTGCGGTCGAGCCAGGTCCGATGGCGGCGATGCGTCCGACGCTCGGCGTAGGCTGGACATTGAATTACGAGATGATGTTCTACGCGGCTTTTGCCTCGGTGCTGTTGCTGTCGCGCAGGAAGGGATTGGCGGCGTTGATTGCTCTGATGGCAGGAGTTGTTTTGACCGGAACGCTCTTCAAGCCGATTGCCGATACGCGCTCCCCCACGAGCCTGATCACGTTCTATTCCGATCCTATCATCCTGCTGTTCGGTGTCGGCGTCTTGATCGGAGTCGCCGCTCGCTGGCTCAAGATCGCGCATACCGCTCGCAGTCACGCGACCCTCTTGATCGCGCTGGCCGCGTTTCTCGCTGTTGATGTCACGTTGTTTGCAGTCTTCGTTCGCACTTATCCCGCTGACGTTGAGTGGATCGCTGCTTTCTGGGTTATCAGTGCGATTTGTGTCGTCCTTTGTGTCACGGTGCGGATAGACGACACGCGATGGCTCACCCAAAGACTCGTGCAGGTGGGAGATGCATCGTACAGCCTCTATCTGTTCCATTTCTTTGCGATCATTGCCGCGGAGAAGCTTTGGTGGTGGTTCTTCGGGAAAAGCGAATCATGGATGTTCGTCCCCGTGTCTGCCGTCGCGGCTATCCTGGCAGCTATCGCGATCCATTATTTCGTCGAGCAGCCGATCGGCAAGCGATTGCGACGCGTCAGTGCATTGTTCAATAAGCGTCGATTTGTTGGATCGAAAGCCGTTTCGATGGGCGGGAGGCCTAGTGAGGTGACTGCAGCCTGGAATGGAGCTGCATTGCCATTGAAGCCGTCGCGTCCAGAGTTGTCATCCGGCACGCCCTTCCACGCCGACATGGTCCACAGAAGGAGACGCTAG
- a CDS encoding glycosyltransferase family 4 protein, which yields MLQVVDHFRPASGSLKARPVPDRVVIINDVSQVRGGATNVALHSAELLDGSGIPVTYFTGDDGLHSEPRLRNADVVAVGGEHILRKALPRAALDGLYNVSAEQKMAAWIATNDTLGTIYHLHGWSKVLSPSVFHALRPVAKRLIVNAHDFFLVCPNGGYFNFRNESPCALRPMSASCLLSSCDRRNYTHKLWRSVRQEIRRAVFDLASGAKVLAVHEGMLPHLERGGIPRAKLATLRNPVTPWHPRRIEAERNKVFLFVGRLEEDKGVDLLLAAARDANVPVRVIGSGPLEGKLAGIYPDVEFTGWKSANDMHALARDARALVMPSRYREPFGLVAFEALASGLPVVVSSFAMIADELSEVGAGISCDPYDRGAFSKALSILASNDELTASMSGLAYANAARFSLSPSEWAQRLVSHYSDALQEAAAR from the coding sequence ATGTTGCAGGTGGTTGACCACTTTCGTCCGGCATCCGGGTCGCTAAAAGCGCGGCCAGTGCCGGATCGTGTCGTCATCATCAACGATGTATCCCAAGTGCGTGGAGGCGCCACGAATGTGGCGTTGCATTCCGCGGAATTGCTGGATGGCAGTGGCATTCCGGTTACTTACTTCACTGGCGACGATGGCTTGCACTCCGAGCCCCGGCTGCGCAATGCAGATGTCGTGGCTGTTGGCGGTGAGCATATCCTCCGAAAGGCATTGCCGCGCGCGGCACTGGACGGGCTGTACAACGTCTCGGCCGAACAAAAAATGGCCGCCTGGATTGCCACCAACGATACGCTGGGCACGATCTATCATCTGCATGGCTGGTCGAAGGTACTATCACCTTCGGTTTTCCATGCGCTGCGTCCAGTTGCAAAGCGCCTGATCGTCAATGCTCATGACTTCTTCTTGGTTTGTCCGAACGGCGGCTATTTCAACTTCCGCAACGAAAGTCCCTGCGCGCTGCGGCCGATGAGCGCGTCGTGCCTGCTCAGCTCGTGCGATCGACGCAACTATACCCACAAGCTCTGGCGATCTGTCCGACAGGAAATTCGTCGCGCAGTCTTCGACTTAGCGTCGGGTGCCAAAGTTCTAGCGGTTCATGAAGGCATGCTGCCGCATCTCGAACGCGGTGGAATTCCGCGGGCGAAGCTTGCGACGCTGCGCAACCCGGTTACGCCGTGGCACCCGCGACGCATCGAAGCCGAGCGAAACAAGGTGTTCCTGTTCGTTGGCAGGCTCGAGGAGGACAAGGGTGTCGACCTTCTTCTCGCGGCAGCCCGCGACGCGAACGTGCCCGTTCGTGTGATAGGTAGCGGTCCGCTCGAGGGCAAGCTTGCCGGGATCTATCCGGACGTGGAGTTCACCGGGTGGAAGAGCGCAAATGACATGCACGCACTCGCCCGCGATGCCAGGGCCCTGGTCATGCCGAGCCGCTACCGTGAGCCGTTCGGCCTGGTGGCATTCGAGGCGCTCGCGAGTGGTCTTCCGGTCGTCGTCTCCAGTTTTGCGATGATCGCCGACGAACTATCGGAGGTCGGAGCAGGCATATCCTGCGATCCTTACGATCGGGGTGCTTTCAGCAAAGCTCTGTCGATCCTGGCATCCAACGACGAGCTGACTGCTTCGATGAGCGGTCTGGCGTACGCCAACGCCGCGCGCTTCTCGCTAAGCCCGAGCGAGTGGGCGCAACGACTTGTTTCGCACTATAGCGACGCCCTGCAGGAGGCCGCAGCGCGATGA
- a CDS encoding glycosyltransferase family 2 protein — MGIATSGRPLILARLLERLRVQTRSADAVIVCGPSPADISGIDSGHPGLRCITSDRGLTIQRNAILRACAAFDVVVFLDDDFVPCPGYLQTVERIFKSRPDVVVGTGHVVADGIRGPGLAFEDALKTLQRDGEAEPTLEIEDVYNAYGCNMAIRIDVVRARGLEFDEILPLYGWLEDVDFSRRMAAYGRIVKISAARGVHLGVKSSRQSGRRLGYSQVSNPLYLVRKGTCSSSKALKLMSRNIVANVAKTFRPEPYIDRAGRLKGNIRALLDLLAGRLSPKRVLSL, encoded by the coding sequence GTGGGTATTGCAACGTCGGGTCGCCCGCTCATTCTTGCGCGGCTGCTGGAGCGCTTGCGCGTGCAGACGCGTAGTGCCGATGCTGTCATTGTTTGCGGCCCGTCTCCAGCCGACATATCAGGGATCGATTCAGGGCATCCGGGACTTCGCTGCATCACCAGTGATCGGGGCCTGACGATACAGCGTAATGCGATCCTCAGGGCGTGCGCAGCCTTTGACGTCGTGGTCTTCCTCGACGACGATTTCGTGCCTTGTCCCGGTTATCTTCAGACTGTCGAACGGATCTTTAAGAGCAGGCCCGATGTTGTCGTTGGCACCGGACATGTTGTCGCCGACGGCATTCGTGGTCCCGGGCTCGCCTTCGAGGATGCGCTCAAGACGCTGCAGCGAGACGGTGAGGCGGAGCCAACGCTGGAGATTGAGGACGTCTATAACGCCTACGGCTGCAACATGGCGATACGCATCGACGTGGTGCGCGCGAGGGGGCTGGAGTTTGACGAGATCCTGCCACTCTACGGCTGGCTGGAGGATGTCGACTTCAGCCGTCGCATGGCGGCATATGGCCGGATTGTGAAGATCAGTGCTGCGCGCGGCGTACACCTCGGCGTGAAGTCCAGCCGTCAATCGGGTCGCCGGCTTGGCTACTCGCAGGTCTCCAACCCGCTCTATCTGGTTCGCAAGGGCACCTGCTCGAGCAGCAAGGCGCTGAAGCTCATGAGCCGCAACATCGTGGCCAACGTCGCCAAGACGTTTCGCCCGGAGCCCTACATCGATCGCGCGGGTCGACTGAAAGGGAACATTCGTGCGCTGCTCGACCTGCTGGCCGGCCGCCTGTCACCGAAACGCGTTTTGAGTTTGTGA
- a CDS encoding methyltransferase domain-containing protein, with translation MTVSAFVEPSATPVLSAIRSRPRLKAVMKRYLEAIGYDTTDWVRVAMYRHAFEFIARLGPERLRVLEVSAGSQWKSRFAFESFTGTSYPAFDICKDALPDQFDLVIADQVFEHLKWPARAARNVHAMVRPGGHFLIATPFLVRYHPSPIDCNRWTSEGLSCLLQEAGFPEAGIQTFAWGNRSCLKANLSAWRKRGFFGSLRNEPDVPIMVWAYARKPLGPAEAAG, from the coding sequence ATGACCGTTAGCGCATTTGTCGAACCTTCAGCAACTCCTGTGTTGTCGGCCATTCGAAGTCGTCCCCGGCTCAAGGCGGTGATGAAAAGGTACCTCGAAGCGATTGGCTATGACACGACTGACTGGGTGCGTGTGGCAATGTATCGACATGCGTTCGAGTTTATCGCACGGCTGGGACCGGAGCGACTTCGTGTTTTGGAGGTGTCGGCCGGCTCGCAATGGAAAAGCAGGTTTGCCTTCGAGTCGTTTACGGGCACGAGCTATCCGGCGTTTGATATCTGCAAGGACGCCCTGCCGGATCAGTTTGATCTGGTGATCGCCGATCAGGTCTTTGAGCATTTGAAGTGGCCGGCCCGTGCTGCTCGCAATGTACATGCGATGGTGCGGCCAGGCGGCCACTTCCTCATCGCCACGCCGTTTCTGGTTCGCTATCACCCATCGCCGATCGATTGTAACCGGTGGACGTCCGAGGGGCTTTCCTGCCTCTTGCAGGAGGCAGGGTTTCCCGAAGCTGGGATCCAGACCTTCGCCTGGGGCAATCGTTCGTGCCTCAAGGCGAACCTGTCCGCATGGCGCAAGCGCGGTTTCTTCGGCTCACTGCGCAACGAGCCGGATGTTCCCATCATGGTGTGGGCATACGCCAGGAAGCCGCTCGGACCTGCGGAGGCGGCTGGATGA